A section of the Choristoneura fumiferana chromosome 5, NRCan_CFum_1, whole genome shotgun sequence genome encodes:
- the LOC141428402 gene encoding uncharacterized protein, producing the protein MPLPHRDTVVLAATIALVAWGNVVLGKPKKSPLCPIGFDLAYSKHKEPYCLRLKGPEAFEDSFEDCAGNLYTSQLYYSLNLTRSNVDLWSGHKSLYPGGPFIDWSFTDTTGSVLTSTYDVKFNPALGLDEELCVIISPVSNFTAARCNERHYRYCIVHPYPDAGDMTSDGCGELTDYYRFWSPKPTCLTPVTGIGGGGVRANWRQGQDLCLKRGGALLQRGWRYANNPLLHVVDTNWTSPLGIEMISGDNLRWVNDEDGSNLVPESEWNFKDEDFSLNTSLVALRDGTWHLVNGSYVFRDVICERSIHLNNVSLNVTVVENKIVLSVNDSVDESDIYCFTDSIVYYPSVIKKMRQDDNTYILKTIADGHYWCIHIDSRNFRVSESNKALLVREDNVENLYAIKIRLKRKYRFENLDKIYRVWEKKLKEYIYYRTKYVERFGEVPVDEPNMAEETLQKFKDSTEGSGWKDNEVIYLIKIKRLFLDGKTALLHVQMNPKMRAVPPGFWEDLEIIYMKPAYFCNRNDDLVPFSRRVPLGHSVVTAGCRNYTCVGDFNQGVQFVTTSAADCELLPSTAVTTSVRVSPDVYLPMPTLIPDIVPGEELKTKTDESVESDVTMVTRSCSNETTEVVTDMPEVTTVNSSWEVTTVNNEVPVITWRPIPPPITTPPIEPPTEPPTDLPTEPPTTTTERPRPPVSV; encoded by the exons ATGCCTCTGCCGCATCGGGATACCGTCGTGTTGGCTGCTACCATAGCCCTCGTAGCGTGGGGCAATGTAGTTTTGGGAAAACCCAAGAAATCACCACTATGCCCAATAGGTTTTGACTTAGCTTACTCAAAACATAAAGAACCGTATTGCTTACGGCTCAAAGGACCTGAAGCCTTTGAGGATTCATTTGAGGACTGCGCGGGCAATCTCTACACATCCCAATTGTACTACAGTCTCAACCTCACCAGGTCAAACGTCGATCTTTGGTCGGGCCACAAATCCTTGTACCCCGGCGGGCCTTTTATAGATTGGTCCTTCACAGATACCACTGGATCTGTCTTAACATCGACGTATGATGTTAAATTTAATCCTGCGTTAGGTTTAGATGAAGAACTTTGCGTAATAATAAGCCCTGTGAGCAACTTTACTGCCGCGAGATGCAATGAGAGGCATTATCGTTATTGTATTGTGCACCCTTACCCTGACGCTGGCGATATGACGAGTGACGGCTGCGGGGAGCTGACTGACTACTACAGGTTTTGGAGTCCAAAGCCGACCTGTTTAACTCCCGTGACGGGTATAGGGGGTGGAGGGGTCAGAGCTAATTGGAGGCAGGGTCAGGACTTGTGCCTCAAAAGAGGAGGGGCGCTGCTGCAACGAGGATGGAGATACGCTAACAATCCATTGCTGCACGTAGTGGATACTAATTGGACTAGTCCTTTGGGCATCGAAATGATATCGGGAGATAATTTGAGATGGGTTAACGATGAAGACGGTAGTAATTTA GTACCAGAATCTGAATGGAATTTCAAAGATGAGGACTTCTCTCTGAACACATCGCTGGTGGCCCTCCGCGATGGTACCTGGCACCTCGTGAACGGTTCTTACGTATTCAGAGATGTCATCTGCGAACGTTCCATACATTTAAACAATGTTAGTTTGAACGTCACTGTTGTCGA aaataaaatcGTTTTATCTGTAAACGACAGTGTTGACGAATCCGATATTTATTGTTTCACCGATTCCATCGTATACTACCCTTCCGTCATCAAAAAGATGCGTCAAGACGATAACACATACATTCTTAAGACGATTGCTGACGGCCATTACTGGTGCATCCACATCGACTCCCGAAACTTTCGCGTATCAGAATCAAACAAAGCCTTGCTCGTACGAGAAGACAACGTCGAAAACCTGTACGCCATCAAAATCAGACTGAAAAGGAAATACAGATTTGAAAACCTCGACAAAATTTATCGCGtttgggagaaaaaattaaaagaatacaTTTACTACAGAACAAAATATGTCGAGAGATTCGGTGAGGTCCCTGTAGACGAGCCGAATATGGCTGAGGAGACTCTACAGAAGTTCAAAGATTCAACAGAAGGGTCCGGTTGGAAGGACAACGAAGTGATTTACCTGATTAAGATAAAGAGGCTGTTCTTGGACGGAAAGACGGCACTGCTCCACGTCCAAATGAACCCGAAGATGAGAGCGGTACCTCCAGGATTTTGGGAGGATTTGGAGATCATTTATATGAAGCCGGCATATTTCTGCAATAGGAATGATGATTTAGTTCCATTTTCGAGACGCGTTCCTTTAG GGCACTCCGTGGTAACAGCGGGCTGCCGCAACTACACCTGCGTGGGCGACTTCAACCAAGGCGTACAGTTCGTCACCACCTCCGCCGCAGACTGCGAGCTCCTCCCCTCCACCGCTGTCACCACCTCAGTCCGAGTGTCGCCTGACGTGTACCTGCCAATGCCGACGCTAATACCAGATATTGTG CCCGGCGAGGAGTTAAAAACCAAAACCGACGAAAGTGTCGAGTCTGACGTTACAATGGTTACGCGTAGTTGTTCCAACGAGACTACTGAAGTAGTCACTGATATGCCTGAAGTGACTACGGTTAATAGTTCTTGGGAGGTGACTACGGTGAACAACGAAGTACCCGTGATTACCTGGCGACCGATACCTCCGCCGATTACTACACCGCCTATCGAGCCGCCTACCGAGCCGCCTACCGATTTACCCACTGAACCTCCGACTACAACTACTGAGAGACCTAGACCGCCGGTAAGTGTATGA